The following coding sequences are from one Aerosakkonema funiforme FACHB-1375 window:
- a CDS encoding SET domain-containing protein-lysine N-methyltransferase — MAQKLIDLYSLVGNQDSDLKIISNTYIKKGEVIKKISLVSSPQSFATVQSGLNEHILDEMLAATNHSCSPNSFVDFTKEQIIAERDIAPGEEITFFYPSTEWRMVRPFQCMCGSPNCIGTISGAENLPIRLFKNYKFNRHIKQKIIEMMLF; from the coding sequence ATGGCTCAAAAACTAATAGATCTTTACAGCTTAGTTGGCAATCAAGATTCCGATCTTAAGATAATTTCAAACACATATATCAAAAAAGGTGAAGTAATCAAAAAGATAAGCCTTGTTTCTTCTCCTCAAAGTTTTGCAACCGTTCAATCTGGACTTAATGAACACATTTTAGATGAAATGTTAGCAGCCACTAACCACTCTTGTTCGCCAAATTCCTTTGTAGATTTTACTAAAGAACAAATTATTGCAGAACGGGATATCGCTCCGGGGGAAGAAATAACATTTTTCTATCCCTCAACTGAATGGAGAATGGTTAGACCATTTCAGTGTATGTGTGGTTCTCCAAACTGTATTGGTACAATATCCGGAGCAGAAAACCTGCCAATTCGCTTGTTCAAAAACTACAAATTTAATCGGCATATTAAGCAAAAGATTATAGAAATGATGTTATTTTGA
- a CDS encoding peptidase: MNRAFRKYHRLIAIAVCLPLILTVVTGLGYTILDEWFHQDELAEFLLDIHTFKILHLEEIYPILNGLGLIGLLVTGLSMTGLFKKRPQPQNEADK; this comes from the coding sequence ATGAATCGTGCCTTTCGTAAATACCATCGCCTGATTGCGATCGCAGTTTGCCTGCCTTTAATTTTGACCGTGGTAACAGGATTGGGTTATACAATTTTGGATGAATGGTTTCACCAAGATGAATTAGCTGAATTCCTCCTGGATATTCATACATTCAAAATTTTACATTTAGAAGAAATCTATCCAATTTTGAATGGTTTGGGCTTAATTGGTTTGCTCGTGACTGGTTTGAGCATGACTGGTTTATTTAAGAAACGCCCTCAACCACAAAATGAAGCCGATAAATAG
- a CDS encoding adenylate/guanylate cyclase domain-containing protein, with protein sequence MVKHSQTKSKDLLEAQLYGTRYSAFLSELLTNSGYFLIFNAFSEISLTSWTLYLIQPTHYLIAGAILLQAWYLAGTASHRFWGNLIGPFLYTTIDFLLEGMEFFQEPNHYVLWLFSLTIATWQGIRFHWLPSAAPLMIPLESLSRTFMVVAIYLIVSFKTNSQTFSWANVRQFPTIATHKFLIESMLFLGIILGLQTVQIASQRQELQKTAQLLRNLAEWGMGSHAVLTAVTNPEELAFQRRDRTIVFMDIRGFTAWCEKTSPDAVASVLNSYYYNVEPAAAQYQPLRITLTADEIMAIYATPQQGVAAAQYMYQVAQIILKRHGLGAGCAIHCGQVIEGLFGGKEVRTYTVIGDVVNTAKRLESATPAGAITISDDVYKAMQDELRVEACEPIMAKGKTKAIKAWRLVVE encoded by the coding sequence GTGGTTAAACACTCGCAAACAAAGTCAAAAGATCTACTAGAAGCACAACTGTATGGCACGCGCTACAGTGCATTTTTAAGCGAATTACTGACAAATAGTGGTTATTTTTTAATTTTTAATGCTTTTTCGGAAATTTCGTTAACAAGTTGGACTTTGTATTTAATACAGCCTACTCATTACCTAATTGCTGGCGCAATTTTGCTGCAAGCTTGGTATTTAGCAGGAACTGCAAGCCATCGGTTTTGGGGAAATTTGATTGGCCCTTTTTTATACACAACAATAGATTTTTTATTGGAGGGAATGGAATTTTTCCAAGAGCCAAATCATTATGTTCTGTGGTTGTTTTCGCTCACAATTGCCACTTGGCAAGGAATCAGATTTCATTGGCTACCCAGTGCAGCGCCATTGATGATTCCTCTGGAAAGTTTGAGCAGAACTTTTATGGTTGTTGCGATCTATTTGATAGTAAGTTTTAAGACTAACTCACAAACATTTAGTTGGGCAAACGTTCGTCAATTTCCTACCATTGCAACGCATAAGTTTTTGATTGAAAGTATGCTGTTTCTCGGCATTATTTTAGGTTTGCAAACAGTACAGATCGCTTCACAGCGACAAGAATTGCAAAAAACGGCTCAATTGTTGCGAAATTTGGCAGAGTGGGGGATGGGAAGTCATGCGGTGCTAACTGCTGTCACCAATCCAGAGGAATTGGCTTTTCAAAGGCGCGATCGCACAATTGTATTCATGGATATTCGCGGTTTTACCGCGTGGTGCGAGAAAACTTCACCCGATGCCGTTGCTTCTGTACTGAACTCCTACTATTATAATGTCGAACCCGCAGCCGCACAGTATCAACCGCTACGCATTACCCTGACAGCCGATGAAATTATGGCCATTTACGCTACACCTCAGCAGGGAGTTGCGGCTGCCCAGTATATGTATCAAGTAGCACAAATTATTTTAAAGCGTCACGGTTTGGGTGCAGGTTGTGCCATCCATTGCGGGCAGGTAATTGAGGGATTGTTTGGCGGTAAAGAAGTGCGTACTTACACAGTGATTGGTGATGTGGTGAATACAGCCAAACGATTGGAAAGTGCCACACCTGCGGGGGCAATTACGATTTCGGATGATGTGTATAAAGCAATGCAGGATGAATTAAGGGTGGAAGCTTGCGAACCGATAATGGCGAAGGGGAAGACGAAGGCGATTAAAGCTTGGCGGTTGGTGGTGGAGTAA
- a CDS encoding helix-turn-helix domain-containing protein — protein sequence MTTGLKTPSSYYMELITTFPPRPITCEAELTATQNRINSILDKRNITQDDRDYLNVLGSLVYNYEQKHEVMPVLKGVKLLKALMVEDNIEAKDLVGIWENEVQVSEVLNGEREMTATQMQKLAEFFHVSAGAFLD from the coding sequence ATGACGACTGGTTTGAAAACTCCTAGCAGCTACTACATGGAACTAATTACCACATTTCCGCCACGTCCGATTACTTGTGAAGCTGAGTTAACCGCTACTCAAAATCGGATTAATTCTATTTTGGATAAAAGGAATATCACTCAAGATGACCGAGACTACTTAAACGTGCTTGGTAGTTTAGTTTATAATTACGAACAAAAACATGAGGTAATGCCTGTTTTGAAAGGTGTCAAGCTGCTCAAAGCTTTGATGGTGGAAGATAATATTGAAGCAAAAGACTTGGTTGGTATATGGGAAAATGAGGTACAGGTGTCTGAGGTACTGAATGGGGAACGGGAAATGACCGCAACTCAAATGCAAAAGTTAGCTGAGTTTTTCCATGTTTCTGCTGGGGCGTTTTTGGATTGA
- the der gene encoding ribosome biogenesis GTPase Der: protein MPLPIVAIIGRPNVGKSTFVNRLAGMQDAIVHDEPGVTRDRTYRQAYWRDREFIVVDTGGLVFDDDTEFLPLIREQVMAALSEATAAIFVVDGQSGPTAGDEEIAEWLRTQTVPLLLAVNKCESPEQGLTQAAQFWELALGEPYPISAIHGSGTGDILDELIKYLPAVGEEAEIPEIKVAIVGRPNVGKSSLLNAFVGENRAIVSPISGTTRDAIDTLVERDGKTYRLIDTAGIRKKKNVEYGPEFFGINRAFKAIRRADVVLLVIDALDGVTEQDQKLAGRIAEEGRACVIVVNKWDAVEKDSYTIYDYQKELQDRLHFTEWAESIFVSAKSGQRVEKILELVDSASESHKRRVSTSVINEVIEEAVRWHSPPVTRQGRQGKLYYGTQVSTQPPSIALFVNDPDRFNDNYRRYIESQFRKQLGFKGTPLRLFWRGKKVREVEAGSRNKATRVK, encoded by the coding sequence ATGCCTCTGCCTATTGTTGCTATTATCGGTCGCCCGAATGTGGGCAAATCTACTTTTGTCAATCGTTTGGCGGGGATGCAGGATGCGATCGTACATGACGAACCTGGGGTGACTCGCGATCGCACCTACCGTCAAGCATACTGGCGCGATCGCGAATTCATCGTTGTGGATACCGGCGGTTTGGTGTTCGACGACGATACGGAATTTTTACCTTTGATTCGCGAACAGGTGATGGCGGCGCTGTCAGAAGCGACTGCGGCTATATTTGTAGTGGATGGTCAAAGTGGGCCAACGGCAGGCGATGAGGAAATCGCAGAATGGTTGCGTACTCAAACCGTACCCCTTTTGCTAGCTGTGAATAAATGCGAATCTCCAGAACAAGGTTTAACGCAAGCGGCACAATTTTGGGAACTCGCTTTAGGCGAACCTTATCCAATTTCTGCTATCCACGGTAGCGGTACTGGCGATATCCTCGATGAGTTAATTAAATATTTGCCGGCTGTTGGGGAAGAAGCAGAAATACCGGAAATTAAAGTGGCGATCGTCGGTCGTCCGAATGTGGGAAAATCGAGTTTGTTGAATGCGTTTGTCGGGGAAAATCGCGCCATCGTCAGCCCGATTTCCGGAACGACACGGGATGCGATCGATACTCTTGTGGAACGAGATGGCAAAACTTATCGCCTCATCGATACAGCCGGAATTCGTAAGAAGAAAAATGTCGAATACGGGCCGGAATTTTTTGGCATCAATCGCGCTTTTAAAGCGATCCGTCGCGCCGATGTCGTGCTGTTAGTAATCGATGCGCTTGATGGCGTTACCGAACAAGACCAAAAACTCGCCGGCAGAATCGCGGAAGAAGGTCGCGCTTGTGTAATTGTAGTGAATAAATGGGATGCGGTAGAAAAGGATAGTTACACAATTTACGACTACCAAAAAGAATTGCAAGATCGATTGCACTTTACAGAATGGGCAGAAAGTATTTTTGTTAGCGCTAAAAGCGGTCAAAGAGTAGAAAAGATTCTCGAATTAGTAGACTCTGCCTCGGAATCTCACAAACGCCGAGTGTCTACTTCGGTCATCAATGAAGTAATAGAAGAAGCCGTGCGCTGGCATTCTCCTCCCGTTACCCGTCAAGGTCGTCAAGGCAAACTTTACTACGGCACTCAAGTTAGTACTCAACCGCCAAGTATTGCCTTATTTGTCAACGATCCCGACCGCTTCAACGATAATTATCGTCGCTATATTGAAAGCCAATTTCGCAAACAGTTAGGCTTTAAAGGTACTCCCTTGCGATTGTTCTGGCGCGGGAAAAAGGTGCGCGAAGTGGAAGCAGGTAGCCGAAATAAGGCAACTCGCGTTAAATAA
- a CDS encoding fatty acid desaturase family protein — translation MNRLKIGEFNDLELSKLTEIRQNLFLVRLLVLACLIAAIISVILIAQGIVSWVAMFLLGLMYAHAAVLEHRCVHNTAFHSKGWNRVVGFLLGLPMLVSYSDYQDSHLRHHRLLGTPEDKEFFDYDCKSLKSPKILFILFMLPHYRHVAVRLYKAIKGEQLEVFNTISNAEVRIRNEYRLITVVLFSILAISIGAQTTIFLKIWLIPLLFASPAYALIELPEHIGCERQVPDVSVNTRTYQS, via the coding sequence ATGAATAGACTGAAAATAGGTGAGTTTAACGATCTTGAATTGTCTAAATTAACAGAGATAAGACAGAATCTTTTCTTAGTTAGACTCTTAGTATTGGCTTGTCTTATTGCGGCTATAATATCTGTTATTTTAATCGCTCAAGGCATAGTTTCATGGGTCGCTATGTTTTTACTAGGATTGATGTACGCTCATGCAGCAGTACTGGAGCATCGATGTGTCCATAATACTGCCTTTCACAGTAAAGGATGGAACCGAGTAGTAGGATTCTTGCTAGGTTTACCTATGCTAGTATCTTATTCAGACTATCAAGATAGTCATTTGAGACATCACCGATTGCTGGGAACTCCAGAAGATAAAGAGTTTTTTGATTATGATTGCAAATCATTAAAATCGCCAAAAATTCTATTTATTCTTTTTATGTTACCTCACTATCGCCATGTGGCTGTAAGACTCTACAAGGCAATCAAAGGGGAACAGCTAGAAGTTTTTAATACAATCTCAAATGCAGAAGTAAGAATTCGCAATGAATACCGTTTAATAACTGTCGTACTATTTTCAATATTAGCCATTTCAATAGGGGCTCAAACAACAATTTTTTTGAAGATATGGCTAATACCACTACTGTTTGCCTCTCCAGCTTATGCTTTAATCGAACTGCCCGAACATATAGGATGTGAGCGACAAGTACCAGATGTTTCTGTAAACACGCGAACATATCAAAGCTAG
- a CDS encoding rubrerythrin family protein has protein sequence MNRCLNLSQISQKTFILLVTATVAALSLTSCKQEQPPVAIVETTSPVAQTVSNEESLSLKNLQAAYNGESNAHARYVAFAQKAKEEGYLQVASLFKAAATAEAIHAANHAAVIRKLGATPEAKIEKLEVKSTQENLEAAIKGESYERDTMYPQFIEQARKENNKDAEQTFEYAVEAEKEHAKFYTQAKDNLKDWKEAKKVFYVCPECGYTTDLLNFANCPECNSAKDLFLEIV, from the coding sequence GTGAACCGTTGCCTAAATTTATCTCAAATTAGCCAAAAAACATTTATTCTCCTCGTAACTGCTACAGTCGCAGCACTTTCCCTCACAAGTTGCAAACAAGAACAACCGCCTGTAGCTATTGTAGAGACAACATCGCCCGTAGCTCAAACAGTTTCCAACGAGGAATCCCTCTCGCTTAAAAATCTACAAGCGGCATACAATGGCGAATCAAACGCTCACGCCCGCTATGTCGCCTTTGCACAAAAAGCCAAAGAAGAAGGTTATTTGCAAGTTGCCAGCCTTTTTAAAGCAGCCGCAACTGCCGAAGCAATTCACGCCGCCAATCACGCCGCCGTAATTCGTAAACTCGGTGCAACACCTGAAGCGAAAATTGAAAAACTTGAAGTAAAATCTACCCAAGAAAACTTAGAAGCTGCTATTAAAGGCGAGTCCTACGAACGGGATACCATGTATCCGCAATTCATCGAACAAGCCAGGAAAGAAAATAACAAAGATGCCGAACAAACATTTGAATATGCAGTAGAAGCGGAGAAAGAACACGCCAAATTTTACACTCAAGCTAAAGATAACCTCAAAGATTGGAAAGAAGCCAAGAAAGTTTTCTATGTTTGCCCTGAGTGTGGCTACACAACAGATCTACTCAACTTTGCCAATTGTCCTGAATGCAACAGCGCCAAAGACCTTTTTCTAGAAATAGTTTGA
- a CDS encoding fatty acid desaturase: MWFTDGNNYHVEHHWLPNVPGDRLAELHNYIESKIRYLDSSYWSFYAKLIRNILREQVFVPEAWLAEKASKEAS, encoded by the coding sequence GTGTGGTTTACAGATGGCAATAATTATCATGTTGAGCATCATTGGCTTCCTAACGTACCTGGGGATAGGCTGGCAGAGCTACACAATTATATAGAGTCAAAGATTCGATACTTAGATTCCTCTTACTGGTCCTTTTATGCAAAGCTTATACGGAACATTTTACGCGAACAAGTTTTTGTTCCAGAAGCCTGGTTAGCTGAAAAAGCTTCAAAAGAGGCTAGCTAG
- a CDS encoding type II toxin-antitoxin system HigB family toxin, protein MRVISRKALREFWETHPNAESSLLVWYQRTCDAEWQNLADVRQVFRSADLVGNFTVFNIGGNNYRLITFIDYDEQIVFIRNVLTHAEYDKETWKNDDWFENS, encoded by the coding sequence ATGCGTGTCATCAGTCGAAAAGCATTGAGAGAATTTTGGGAAACCCACCCTAATGCTGAGTCTAGTCTGCTAGTATGGTATCAACGTACCTGCGATGCTGAATGGCAAAATCTCGCAGATGTACGCCAAGTATTTCGCTCGGCTGATTTAGTGGGTAATTTTACTGTTTTTAATATAGGTGGCAATAATTATCGGTTGATTACTTTCATTGATTACGATGAGCAAATAGTGTTTATACGTAATGTTTTAACTCATGCGGAATATGATAAGGAGACTTGGAAAAATGACGACTGGTTTGAAAACTCCTAG
- a CDS encoding sensor histidine kinase produces the protein MNNIQFKALRSRLLLSYLTVMLAILGTSTVTVYEFFSRILYQQLDERLETLAQAAAHSLTQIKHEYRQQKQSNPANLTSHPQVFRRLDGDGDLDIPWQNMREPDQGVEWFDENGQLLGNAGKTFDNLSPRAGFETLQQGKIRTITIGAFSYHQIEKKLEGYIRTSESTEEVETVLIRLRWGLGLGSVVALSVTGIGGLWLTKQALKPIEASFQQLKQFTADASHELRSPLTAIKTSVDVMQNHPERIHPADVKKLSAIASATQQMSRLVEDLLLLARMDAVAVAVQHEWIAIPLDEMLEDLLEMLELQAEEKEIYLKSNLLVGIFVKGDAVKLMRLFANLLENALQYTPAGGTVTLTMKNVDKYVFVSVEDTGIGIAPEHLKSVFDRFWRADKARSRRQGGQGMGLAIAQAIAQFHGCEITVSSEVGVGSCFRVRLPLA, from the coding sequence ATGAACAATATCCAATTTAAAGCTTTGCGATCGCGTCTGTTACTATCATACCTGACGGTGATGCTAGCAATTCTCGGTACTTCTACTGTAACCGTATACGAATTTTTTTCGCGCATTCTTTATCAACAATTAGACGAACGCTTAGAGACTTTAGCTCAAGCAGCTGCCCACAGCTTGACCCAAATCAAACATGAATATCGCCAACAAAAGCAGAGTAATCCTGCTAATTTAACTTCTCATCCGCAAGTTTTTCGACGGTTAGATGGAGACGGAGATTTAGATATTCCCTGGCAAAATATGCGGGAACCGGATCAAGGTGTAGAATGGTTTGATGAAAATGGTCAGTTATTGGGAAATGCTGGCAAAACTTTTGACAATTTATCCCCCCGTGCTGGATTTGAAACATTACAGCAAGGCAAAATTCGCACAATTACAATTGGCGCGTTCAGCTACCACCAAATAGAAAAAAAATTAGAAGGTTACATTCGCACCAGCGAATCGACAGAAGAAGTGGAAACCGTTCTGATTCGCCTGCGCTGGGGTTTGGGTTTGGGGAGTGTGGTCGCGCTTAGTGTAACGGGGATTGGTGGTTTGTGGCTGACTAAACAAGCACTCAAACCAATTGAAGCAAGTTTTCAACAATTAAAACAATTTACAGCCGATGCTTCGCACGAGTTACGAAGTCCGCTGACGGCGATTAAAACTTCGGTGGATGTAATGCAAAATCATCCGGAACGAATTCATCCAGCGGATGTGAAAAAATTAAGTGCGATCGCATCTGCTACCCAACAAATGAGTCGGTTAGTAGAAGACTTGTTGCTATTGGCGCGGATGGATGCAGTAGCAGTAGCGGTTCAGCATGAATGGATAGCTATTCCTTTAGATGAAATGTTAGAAGATTTGCTAGAAATGTTAGAATTGCAAGCAGAAGAAAAGGAAATTTATCTGAAATCGAATTTGTTAGTGGGGATATTTGTGAAGGGGGATGCAGTTAAGTTGATGCGTTTATTTGCGAATTTGCTGGAAAATGCACTGCAATACACCCCCGCCGGAGGAACAGTTACCCTGACGATGAAAAACGTTGACAAATATGTCTTTGTCAGCGTGGAAGATACGGGGATAGGAATTGCACCGGAACATCTTAAATCGGTGTTCGATCGCTTTTGGCGGGCGGATAAAGCGCGATCGCGTCGTCAAGGCGGACAGGGTATGGGTTTGGCGATCGCCCAAGCTATCGCCCAATTTCACGGCTGCGAAATCACCGTCAGCAGCGAAGTCGGCGTCGGTAGCTGTTTTCGCGTCCGTTTGCCATTAGCGTGA
- a CDS encoding LysE/ArgO family amino acid transporter — MPESSLAVFLSGFTLFAGLAVAIGPQNAYVLRQGLKRQHILATASICFLCDATLISIGTIGFGTLSLKIPELTQIIVWAGVVFLLFFGLHSFKSALNPTQIDINSQESESTNFWSNILTTMALSLLNPHVYLDTIVLVGGFATRYTESQRIFFALGASLASFFWFFTLAYGAAWLTPLFQRPLAWRILDTIIGCIIWFIAISILFSTINYSF, encoded by the coding sequence ATGCCTGAATCTTCACTAGCGGTATTCTTGAGCGGGTTTACCTTATTTGCTGGACTAGCTGTTGCTATTGGTCCTCAAAACGCTTACGTTTTACGTCAAGGACTTAAGCGCCAACATATTTTAGCTACTGCAAGCATCTGCTTCCTCTGCGATGCAACTCTTATTAGTATCGGTACGATAGGGTTCGGTACACTAAGCTTGAAGATTCCAGAATTAACTCAGATAATTGTATGGGCTGGCGTGGTTTTTCTTTTATTTTTTGGTTTACATTCATTTAAATCAGCTTTGAATCCAACACAAATAGATATAAACAGCCAGGAGAGCGAATCAACAAATTTTTGGAGTAATATTTTGACAACAATGGCGCTCAGCCTCTTAAATCCACACGTCTACCTTGATACTATTGTACTGGTAGGAGGTTTTGCAACTCGATACACGGAGAGTCAACGCATTTTTTTTGCACTTGGCGCAAGTCTTGCCTCCTTTTTCTGGTTTTTTACACTTGCATATGGTGCTGCTTGGCTAACGCCATTGTTCCAACGTCCACTTGCATGGCGAATTCTTGACACTATTATTGGCTGTATTATTTGGTTTATCGCTATATCAATTTTATTTTCTACAATTAACTACTCCTTCTGA
- a CDS encoding QcrA and Rieske domain-containing protein, whose protein sequence is MDRRTFLAWVGVGWVASSLPVAIAACSSDSTKSDNSNNKATAANPTANPTANPTARADGFQPVGTVADLDRKGQILNKRLASGPVLVIRNPDDTNSLAAVNPTCTHKGCTVAWKTNKKLFVCPCHDAEFAVDGKVVEGPAKKPLPTYQAKIEGDAVLVKVS, encoded by the coding sequence ATGGATCGTCGTACTTTCCTCGCTTGGGTAGGTGTCGGCTGGGTAGCAAGTTCCTTGCCGGTAGCGATCGCAGCTTGTTCCTCCGATTCCACAAAAAGCGATAATTCAAATAACAAAGCAACTGCTGCTAATCCTACTGCTAATCCTACTGCTAATCCTACCGCCAGGGCTGACGGATTTCAGCCAGTAGGGACAGTCGCGGATTTAGACCGCAAAGGTCAAATCCTCAATAAGCGATTGGCAAGTGGGCCAGTATTGGTGATCCGCAATCCAGATGACACCAATAGTTTAGCTGCTGTTAATCCCACCTGCACCCATAAAGGTTGTACCGTCGCTTGGAAAACAAATAAAAAGCTTTTTGTTTGTCCCTGTCACGATGCCGAATTTGCTGTGGACGGCAAAGTTGTTGAAGGCCCAGCGAAAAAACCTTTACCTACCTATCAAGCCAAAATTGAAGGTGATGCCGTTTTGGTGAAGGTGAGTTAG
- a CDS encoding AAA family ATPase, translated as MLREYQLTNFKAFAGPETIPIRPITLIYGPNSSGKSSVLQSLLLLKQTLQEAENPETLLLPKGNLVNLGGYREFIHRHDVSKSFSFKVVFDVGKQGKPNPLENLLREKLIQAPLLGLQVAFSYDKQTSNVVFSSVELFLEDESYPVVIYKPEKQEVLEIERAGSREIILKVDNINYDYNFWKAWFDIYGSKIAKNALAEVNSHLKQKNSRASQLQSKKKKEQLEKLEKEITELIQLKKRFDNYKFKEAIEDFSKAYQHPFIICRNFLPVTSDGLLVEKLPDPEIRYLFQDHRRHWLPDVLGVTLQACSMFRRFLESLIYIGPLRDYPERLYILSGNSSQQVGKSGKMVSDILFRNPELLKQVNEQLERFGLEYELKVASYTNKETSELSDVFALRLVDKYTHVNVSLLDVGFGISQVLPIIVQSMLSRNTTLLIEQPEIHIHPRLQAELGSLLAECIKPPLNNQFIIETHSEHLMLRLQKLIRKGELKPEDVSVIYVDRGAEGSKCLHLRLDEEGDFIDEWPGGFFEEDFNEIFQ; from the coding sequence GTGCTGCGTGAATATCAACTCACCAATTTTAAGGCATTTGCTGGGCCAGAAACCATCCCGATTCGACCCATTACCCTCATTTATGGGCCAAATTCCTCCGGTAAAAGTTCGGTATTGCAATCGCTGCTGCTGTTAAAACAAACTCTTCAGGAAGCAGAAAACCCAGAAACTCTTTTACTCCCCAAAGGCAATCTTGTTAATTTAGGTGGTTATCGTGAATTTATCCATCGTCACGATGTGAGCAAATCATTTTCTTTCAAGGTAGTTTTTGATGTTGGCAAGCAGGGAAAACCTAATCCTTTAGAAAACCTTCTCAGAGAAAAGCTGATTCAGGCTCCTCTTTTAGGGTTACAGGTTGCTTTCAGCTATGATAAACAGACATCAAATGTAGTTTTTTCATCAGTTGAATTGTTCCTGGAAGACGAGTCATACCCTGTGGTTATCTATAAACCTGAAAAGCAAGAGGTCTTGGAAATTGAGCGTGCTGGTTCGCGAGAGATAATCCTAAAGGTAGACAATATCAACTATGACTATAACTTTTGGAAGGCTTGGTTTGATATTTACGGCTCGAAAATTGCCAAAAACGCACTCGCAGAGGTTAACAGCCATCTGAAGCAAAAAAATAGTCGAGCATCGCAATTACAGTCAAAGAAAAAAAAAGAACAGCTAGAAAAACTTGAGAAGGAAATAACCGAATTAATCCAGTTGAAGAAACGCTTCGATAACTACAAATTTAAGGAAGCTATAGAGGACTTCTCAAAAGCGTATCAGCATCCATTTATTATCTGTCGAAACTTCCTACCCGTCACTTCAGATGGCCTGCTTGTAGAAAAGTTACCTGACCCAGAAATCCGATACCTATTTCAGGATCACAGACGCCATTGGCTGCCAGATGTTTTGGGCGTCACACTTCAGGCTTGTTCTATGTTTCGGCGTTTCCTGGAGAGTTTAATTTACATTGGCCCGCTCCGAGACTACCCGGAACGACTCTACATTTTAAGTGGCAACTCAAGCCAACAAGTAGGAAAGTCTGGAAAGATGGTATCAGACATCCTGTTCAGGAATCCAGAGCTTTTGAAACAGGTAAACGAACAACTGGAACGCTTTGGATTGGAATACGAACTCAAAGTCGCATCATACACTAACAAGGAGACATCCGAATTAAGCGATGTTTTTGCGTTGCGCTTAGTTGACAAATACACTCATGTAAATGTTAGCCTTTTAGATGTAGGATTTGGTATCAGCCAAGTGCTGCCAATTATTGTGCAGAGTATGCTTTCACGAAATACAACGCTTTTGATCGAGCAGCCAGAGATACATATCCACCCACGTTTACAAGCAGAACTCGGTTCTCTATTGGCAGAGTGCATCAAGCCGCCTTTAAATAATCAGTTTATCATTGAAACTCACAGCGAACATCTAATGCTGCGGCTTCAGAAGTTAATCCGTAAGGGAGAGTTAAAACCCGAAGATGTATCGGTTATTTATGTTGACCGTGGTGCAGAAGGCTCAAAGTGCTTGCACTTAAGGCTGGATGAAGAAGGCGACTTTATAGACGAGTGGCCTGGTGGATTTTTTGAAGAAGATTTTAACGAGATTTTTCAATAA
- a CDS encoding response regulator transcription factor: protein MKILLVEDDDRIAEALKEALTDQNYTVDIAADGESGWNFAEIGVYDLILLDVMLPKLDGIRLCRRLRSHGLKTPVLMLTAKDTSTDKVMGLDAGADDYVVKPFDLPELSARIRALLRRGNSSLPPILEWEYLRLDPSSCQVTYRGQELRLTPKEYGLLELFLRNSGRVLSRSTIVDHLWSFDDDPPSDETVKVHLKDLRKKLKAAGAYHDFIETVYGLGYRLKQISH, encoded by the coding sequence ATGAAAATTCTGCTTGTAGAAGATGACGATCGCATTGCGGAGGCACTCAAAGAAGCGCTCACCGACCAAAATTATACAGTGGATATTGCCGCTGATGGTGAGTCAGGTTGGAATTTTGCAGAAATTGGCGTTTACGATCTGATTTTACTGGATGTTATGCTGCCTAAGTTAGATGGTATCCGCCTTTGTCGGAGGTTGCGATCGCACGGTTTGAAAACGCCAGTTCTGATGCTAACTGCGAAAGATACCAGTACCGATAAAGTGATGGGATTAGATGCAGGTGCGGATGATTACGTCGTCAAACCTTTCGATTTACCGGAATTATCAGCAAGAATCCGCGCTTTACTGCGCCGAGGTAATTCCAGCTTACCGCCAATTTTAGAATGGGAATATCTGCGCCTCGATCCTAGTAGCTGTCAGGTGACTTATCGGGGACAAGAGTTGCGTTTGACTCCCAAAGAATATGGTTTATTAGAATTATTTTTGCGTAATAGCGGTCGAGTTCTCAGTCGCAGTACGATCGTAGATCATCTTTGGTCTTTTGATGATGACCCTCCCTCGGATGAAACTGTTAAAGTTCATCTCAAAGATTTACGCAAGAAGTTGAAAGCCGCTGGCGCTTATCATGACTTCATTGAAACAGTTTATGGGTTAGGATATAGGCTAAAACAAATTAGTCATTAG